One Pseudomonas sp. FP1742 genomic window carries:
- the ppc gene encoding phosphoenolpyruvate carboxylase, with protein sequence MTDIDARLREDVHLLGELLGNTIREQYGDGFLDKIEQIRKGAKADRRGSMDAELSASLNQLSEDELLPVARAFNQFLNLANIAEQYQLIHRREESQPAPFEARVLPELLARLLTAGHDAESLARQLGRVDIELVLTAHPTEVARRTLIQKYDAIAAQLAAQDHRDLTTAEREQIKTTLQRLIAEAWHTEEIRRTRPTPVDEAKWGFAVIEHSLWQAIPNYLRKADQALHAATGLHLPLEAAPIRFASWMGGDRDGNPNVTAAVTREVLLLARWMAADLYVRDVDHLAAELSMQQANDELKARAGDSAEPYRAVLKQLRERLRATRNWAHASLTATTPASADVLQNNRELLAPLELCYHSLHECGMGVIADGPLLDCLRRAVTFGLFLVRLDVRQDSSRHTAAMTEITDYLGLGRYEDWSEEERIAFLMRELNNRRPLLPAYFKPSADTAEVLATCREIAAAPGASLGSYVISMAGAASDVLAVQLLLKESGVLRPMRVVPLFETLADLDNAGPVIEKLLLLPGYRSRLQGPQEVMIGYSDSAKDAGTTAAAWAQYRAQERLVDICREQQVELLLFHGRGGTVGRGGGPAHAAILSQPPGSVAGRFRTTEQGEMIRFKFGLPDIAEQNLNLYLAAVLEATLLPPPPPEPAWRHLMDELAADGVKAYRAVVRENPQFVEYFRQSTPEQELGRLPLGSRPAKRRAGGIESLRAIPWIFGWTQTRLMLPAWLGWETALSKALERGEGVLLGQMREQWPFFRTRIDMLEMVLAKADADIAQSYDERLVEPDLLPLGAHLRDLLSQACAVVLGLTGQSQLLAHSPDTLEFIRLRNTYLDPLHLLQAELLARSRQQDGAQGSPVEQALLVSVAGIAAGLRNTG encoded by the coding sequence ATGACTGATATTGATGCACGCTTGCGCGAGGACGTTCATCTGTTGGGTGAACTGTTGGGCAACACCATTCGTGAGCAGTACGGGGACGGCTTTCTCGACAAGATCGAGCAGATCCGCAAAGGCGCCAAGGCCGACCGTCGCGGTTCGATGGACGCCGAACTCAGCGCCAGCCTCAACCAGTTGAGCGAAGACGAGTTGCTGCCGGTGGCGCGGGCGTTCAACCAGTTCCTCAACCTGGCCAATATCGCCGAGCAATATCAGCTGATTCACCGCCGCGAAGAATCGCAACCCGCGCCGTTCGAGGCCCGGGTGTTGCCGGAACTGCTCGCTCGCCTATTGACTGCGGGGCATGACGCCGAATCCCTGGCCCGGCAATTGGGCCGGGTAGACATCGAGCTGGTGTTGACCGCGCACCCCACCGAAGTGGCGCGTCGCACGCTGATTCAAAAGTACGACGCCATCGCCGCGCAACTGGCCGCCCAGGACCACCGCGACCTGACCACCGCCGAGCGCGAACAGATCAAGACCACGTTGCAACGCCTGATCGCCGAAGCCTGGCACACCGAAGAAATCCGCCGCACCCGCCCGACACCGGTGGACGAAGCCAAGTGGGGCTTCGCGGTGATCGAACATTCGCTGTGGCAGGCGATTCCCAACTACTTGCGCAAGGCCGATCAGGCCCTGCATGCCGCCACTGGCCTGCACCTGCCACTGGAGGCCGCGCCGATTCGTTTCGCCTCGTGGATGGGCGGCGACCGCGATGGCAATCCTAACGTCACCGCCGCCGTAACCCGCGAAGTGCTGTTGTTGGCACGCTGGATGGCCGCCGATCTGTATGTGCGCGATGTCGATCACCTGGCTGCCGAGTTGTCGATGCAGCAGGCCAATGACGAATTAAAAGCCAGGGCTGGCGACAGCGCCGAGCCTTACCGCGCGGTGCTCAAACAGTTGCGTGAACGCCTGCGCGCGACCCGTAACTGGGCCCACGCCTCCCTGACGGCCACCACGCCGGCGTCCGCCGACGTGTTGCAAAACAACCGCGAGCTGCTGGCCCCGCTGGAGCTGTGCTACCACTCGCTGCATGAATGCGGCATGGGCGTCATCGCCGACGGTCCGTTGCTCGATTGCCTGCGCCGCGCGGTGACGTTCGGGCTGTTTCTGGTGCGCCTCGATGTGCGCCAGGACTCCTCGCGCCACACCGCGGCCATGACTGAAATCACCGATTACCTCGGCCTCGGTCGTTATGAGGACTGGAGTGAAGAAGAGCGCATCGCCTTCCTGATGCGCGAACTGAACAACCGCCGGCCGTTGCTGCCGGCGTATTTCAAGCCGTCTGCCGACACCGCCGAAGTGCTGGCGACGTGCCGGGAAATCGCCGCCGCGCCGGGGGCTTCCCTCGGCTCCTATGTGATCTCCATGGCCGGCGCCGCTTCCGACGTGCTGGCTGTGCAATTGCTGCTCAAGGAATCCGGCGTATTGCGGCCGATGCGTGTGGTGCCGCTGTTCGAAACCCTCGCCGACCTCGACAACGCGGGCCCGGTGATCGAAAAACTGTTGCTGCTGCCGGGCTATCGTTCGCGCCTGCAAGGGCCACAGGAAGTGATGATCGGCTATTCCGACTCGGCCAAGGACGCCGGCACCACGGCGGCAGCCTGGGCGCAGTATCGGGCGCAGGAGCGTTTGGTCGATATCTGCCGTGAGCAACAAGTGGAACTGCTGTTATTCCACGGTCGCGGCGGCACCGTAGGCCGTGGCGGCGGCCCGGCGCATGCGGCGATTCTGTCGCAGCCGCCGGGGTCGGTGGCGGGGCGTTTCCGCACCACCGAGCAGGGGGAAATGATTCGTTTCAAATTCGGCCTGCCGGACATCGCCGAGCAGAACCTCAATCTGTACCTGGCGGCGGTGCTGGAAGCGACCTTGCTGCCGCCACCACCTCCCGAACCTGCCTGGCGCCACTTGATGGACGAACTGGCCGCCGATGGGGTCAAGGCTTACCGCGCCGTGGTGCGGGAAAATCCGCAGTTCGTCGAGTATTTCCGTCAGTCCACCCCGGAGCAGGAGTTGGGGCGTTTGCCGTTGGGCAGCCGCCCGGCCAAGCGCCGCGCCGGTGGCATCGAAAGCCTGCGGGCCATTCCGTGGATTTTCGGCTGGACCCAGACGCGCCTGATGCTGCCGGCCTGGCTTGGCTGGGAAACGGCGCTGAGCAAGGCGCTGGAGCGCGGCGAAGGGGTATTGCTGGGGCAGATGCGCGAGCAATGGCCGTTCTTCCGCACCCGCATCGATATGCTGGAAATGGTGCTGGCCAAGGCCGACGCCGATATCGCCCAGTCTTACGACGAGCGCCTGGTCGAGCCGGATCTGCTTCCTTTGGGTGCGCATTTACGCGACCTATTGTCGCAGGCCTGTGCGGTGGTCCTGGGGCTGACCGGTCAGTCGCAACTACTGGCACATAGCCCAGACACCCTTGAATTCATCCGCCTGCGCAACACCTACCTCGACCCGCTGCATCTATTGCAGGCCGAACTGTTGGCCCGTTCGCGGCAACAGGATGGGGCGCAGGGCAGCCCGGTAGAACAGGCGTTGCTGGTGTCTGTGGCGGGGATTGCCGCCGGTTTGCGAAATACCGGCTAA
- a CDS encoding pilin assembly protein, giving the protein MKIRELAKHWEENAKGRLTDSGYTIRLDVEAAARLAAIIDMYPKRHPEELLGELIGAALEELEESFPYVKGSTVVATDEEGDPLYEDVGPTPRFLALSRRHLHDLSADNDKQKH; this is encoded by the coding sequence ATGAAAATCCGCGAGCTCGCCAAGCACTGGGAAGAAAACGCCAAGGGTCGCCTGACCGACTCCGGCTACACGATTCGTCTGGACGTGGAGGCCGCCGCACGGCTGGCGGCGATTATCGATATGTACCCCAAGCGGCACCCCGAAGAACTGCTCGGAGAATTGATCGGCGCCGCCCTTGAAGAGCTCGAAGAGAGCTTTCCGTATGTGAAAGGGTCAACGGTGGTCGCCACTGATGAAGAAGGCGATCCGCTGTATGAAGATGTCGGCCCGACCCCGCGTTTTCTCGCGTTGTCCCGTCGTCATCTGCACGATTTGTCGGCCGATAACGACAAGCAAAAACACTGA
- a CDS encoding DUF4398 domain-containing protein, with protein MELKTMKTSTASSSFTHLRGLKLAALAIGSSLVLAGCAGNPPTEQYAVTQSAVNSAVSAGGTEFAAVEMKSAQDKLKQAEIAMHDKKYDEARMLAEQAEWDARVAERKAQAMKAEQAVKDSQKGVQELRQESQRTVQ; from the coding sequence ATGGAGTTGAAAACCATGAAGACCAGCACTGCTTCTTCCTCGTTCACCCACCTGCGCGGTCTCAAACTGGCGGCCCTGGCCATCGGCAGCAGCTTGGTTCTGGCCGGTTGCGCCGGTAACCCGCCCACCGAGCAATATGCCGTGACTCAATCGGCCGTGAACAGTGCCGTCAGCGCCGGCGGCACCGAATTCGCCGCGGTGGAAATGAAGTCCGCTCAGGACAAGCTCAAACAAGCTGAAATCGCCATGCACGACAAAAAGTATGACGAGGCCAGAATGCTCGCCGAACAGGCCGAGTGGGACGCCCGTGTGGCTGAACGCAAGGCCCAGGCGATGAAAGCCGAACAGGCTGTAAAGGACTCACAGAAAGGTGTTCAGGAACTGCGTCAGGAAAGTCAGCGCACCGTGCAGTAA
- a CDS encoding OmpA family protein: protein MRKQLMIPALLAASVALAACSTPPNANLEQARTNYAGLQANPQASKVAALETKDASDYLDKADKAYQDKENQNKVDQLAYLTNQRVEVAKQTIALRTAENNLKNAAAQRAQARLDARDQQIKQLQDSLNAKQTDRGTLVTFGDVLFATNKADLKPNGLVNINKLAQFLQENPDRKVIVEGYTDSTGSASYNQSLSERRATSVQVALIKMGVDPARIVVQGYGKEYPVAENTSVSGRAMNRRVEVTISNDNQPVIPRSAVSSN, encoded by the coding sequence ATGCGCAAACAACTGATGATCCCCGCCCTCCTGGCCGCAAGCGTTGCACTGGCTGCCTGCTCCACACCGCCCAACGCGAACCTGGAGCAAGCCCGCACCAACTACGCCGGCCTGCAAGCCAACCCGCAAGCCAGCAAAGTCGCGGCACTGGAGACCAAAGACGCCAGCGATTACCTGGACAAGGCCGACAAGGCTTATCAGGACAAGGAAAACCAGAACAAGGTCGACCAACTGGCTTACCTGACTAATCAGCGTGTTGAAGTGGCCAAGCAGACCATCGCCCTGCGCACCGCTGAAAACAACCTGAAGAACGCCGCGGCCCAGCGAGCCCAGGCGCGTCTGGATGCCCGCGACCAGCAGATCAAACAATTGCAGGACAGCCTCAACGCCAAACAGACCGATCGCGGTACGCTGGTAACGTTCGGCGACGTGCTGTTCGCCACCAACAAGGCCGACCTGAAGCCCAACGGCTTGGTGAACATCAACAAACTGGCACAGTTCCTTCAGGAAAACCCCGACCGCAAGGTGATTGTCGAAGGCTACACCGACAGCACCGGCTCGGCGTCGTACAACCAGTCGCTGTCCGAGCGGCGCGCGACCTCGGTGCAAGTGGCCCTGATCAAGATGGGTGTCGACCCGGCGCGCATTGTGGTCCAGGGTTACGGCAAGGAATACCCGGTGGCCGAAAACACCAGCGTCTCCGGCCGTGCGATGAACCGTCGGGTGGAAGTGACCATTTCCAACGACAACCAGCCGGTGA